TATCTATCGAATCAATTTCCATAAGATTATTTTTACatgcataaatttaaattaaaaccaactttggattaatatatataatcttctgtagattaaaattcaattcagttttgttattttatgtGCATGTTTAAAAGTTTATGAGGTACAGAAAgtactttttatttcttcttctaaaaCAAAACAGATTCTCAGTCATCAATAAAACATCATCGAACATGGAACATAAAATAAATCACATATGAAGGATGTAATGAGAGGAGAAAAATATACTCATAACTCTGGTTTCGGTGGCTACTGCAGTGACAACGAACATTAGATTAAAGGCAATAATGAATTCCAAAGCAAAAGATGGGGCGTAGCTTCTTAAAGGAGCTGTGACTCCACGACTCATGAAAGGGTGATAAACCCATTTCAAAGCAAATGCGGCACAAATCGATGCCAAAATTTGTGCACCAATATACATAGGCACCTGTAGTTTAATgatcatatatataaatgaagaaCAACTTGTTCTTTTGGTAGCATAGATTagttaactaaaataagaatttgcACACGCATGTTTCCAAGGGAAGTGTTTCAATGCAGCAAAGGAAAGGGTGACGACAGGATTGAAATGAGCACCAGAGATGTGGCCTGTGGCAAAGATGAGGATCATAACATCAAGACCACTGGTGGCAGCACAACCTATGAGAGTCTCAGAGCCGTTTGTGTTCTCGTTGACAATGGCGGCGGTAGTGATTGTGAACATAAGAATGAAGGTCTCGATGAACTCAGCACCGACCTTTCTtgccaaagaaagaaaaacttagccaaaacagcAACACTCGATGTGACATAaataataaacctattactacttaAGTCAAACATGGAAGGGAATTTGAACAGTACTGTCATAAGCATATGCAAAGAGAAGTCCTCAGTATTGAAATGCCTTAGACATCCTAAGGGGCAGTG
This sequence is a window from Vigna angularis cultivar LongXiaoDou No.4 chromosome 2, ASM1680809v1, whole genome shotgun sequence. Protein-coding genes within it:
- the LOC128195630 gene encoding aquaporin NIP6-1-like, coding for MDLKLNHTLVLTDFAPRPYSFEVASLGRGAETKSGLIRELSASFFLSLARKVGAEFIETFILMFTITTAAIVNENTNGSETLIGCAATSGLDVMILIFATGHISGAHFNPVVTLSFAALKHFPWKHVPMYIGAQILASICAAFALKWVYHPFMSRGVTAPLRSYAPSFALEFIIAFNLMFVVTAVATETRVMSIFFSSHYILHM